Within Acidobacteriota bacterium, the genomic segment TCGGGCTCGGAGCTTCTTTCAAAGTGGACGCGCTCACCGTCAAGTGCGACGCGGCTACTTTCCAACTGAACCAGGGGACAATCACTTTTCTTGCTCCGGTGAATGGCGTCGTGACCGGCGCCATATTTATTGGGAGCGGACATTTCAACCTCAAACCAATTACAGGTATTGCACGCGCGGAAATTAAGCGCAGGCTGAAGACCGACGACGTGGAGGAGGACTTCTCCCACATCATTTTCGGTATGCGGGAGCGTTCACGCGTTCCCTGTTGACAGCGTCGCAGCCGGAAAAAGAGACTGCAACGCCTGCCGGAGCAGCTGAGGCGCTCCACCATCGGCGGGAGAGCATTCGCCAGCGACGTGAGGTGCCCCTTGGATTTACCGGGGAACTGCTTCATGGTGAGGCCATGGAGAACGTCGATGCGGAGATTCTGTCTGCCCTTTACAACTCCAACCGCATCGGATTCTTCGATGCCTATATACATGGCACGAAGCACAAAGATCTCCGGTTCTTTTATAGACCGCGTGGCGAAGAAGGTCGCCTTCAACGCTTATAAGGAAATACTCGAGAGATAGCAAGCTCGAGCCACGGGAGCGAAAACCAAATCCTCTCTACAGGCCGAGATCGCTAAGGCCTGGTTGGTTATCGGGACGTCTTCCCAGTGGCCAGTGATACTTGCGCTCCGATTCCCGAATTGGTAAGTCGTTGATCGATGCGAACCTCAATCGCATGAGCCCGTGCTCATCGAAGTCCCAATTTTCGTTTCCGTACGAGCGGAACCAACTTCCGGAAGCATCGTGGCATTCGTACGCAAACCGGACTGCGATGCGATTGCCTTCAAACGTCCAGAGTTCCTTGATGAGACGGTAGTCCAGCTCTCTACTCCACTTGCGCGTGAGAAAGGCAACAATCTCTTTCCTTCCATTCACAAATTCCGCGCGGTTTCTCCAGCGGGAATCGATTGTGTATGCCAACGAAACCCGCTCAGGATCGCGAGAGTTCCAGGCATCCTCGGCGAGGCGTACCTTCTGAATCGCGGTTTCGCGAGTAAATGGAGGCAATGGTGGACGTGAGACAACTTCCGGACGAGGTCCTGATTCGCTCACCGCATTCGCCTGACGCATGACATTCTCCCGGCATGCCTAATCTTAGGCGTTTCGTTTGGGGCTATTATGCTCCCAGACCGTGCTCTGCGCGAGGTGGCGCTCGGCCATCAGCGCCGAAGGTGAAAAGAGAGATACATCGCGCTCAGGAATAGGATCAGCCAGCACATGGCCACTGACACCATCAGGCTACCCACGCCAGCTCGCGATTCGGGATCGAGGTAACGAATCGCGCTCCAGACCTCTCCGTCAGAAATCTGCTTTTCCTCGAATGCTCGTCGTATGTCCATCTTCTCCAACTTGGCGTCAGTGGAGGCGTCCGCCATTGGCGGGCGTCTCTACCCGGCGTTTTATCCGAAGCAGCTAAACAGCGGCTCCTGCCAGTTCGGGAATGTCATCGCTGCGCTCGTCTTCTTCAAGTTCGAGTGCAACATGCTTGCGCGCCACGAGCATGTAGATCGATGGCACAACGAATAACGTGAAGACGGTGCCGATGATCATGCCGCTGACCAGCATGATGCCGATGCTATTACGAGCGCCGGCTCCGGGACCCTTGGCCAGAACCAGAGGAAAGTGTCCCACCACGGTTGCGGCCGTTGTCATGAGAATCGGGCGTAAGCGAGTCTGTGCTG encodes:
- a CDS encoding DUF1348 domain-containing protein, which encodes MRQANAVSESGPRPEVVSRPPLPPFTRETAIQKVRLAEDAWNSRDPERVSLAYTIDSRWRNRAEFVNGRKEIVAFLTRKWSRELDYRLIKELWTFEGNRIAVRFAYECHDASGSWFRSYGNENWDFDEHGLMRLRFASINDLPIRESERKYHWPLGRRPDNQPGLSDLGL